A window of Mytilus edulis chromosome 10, xbMytEdul2.2, whole genome shotgun sequence contains these coding sequences:
- the LOC139492512 gene encoding suppressor of Mek1-like: MSDYYSYLFRNMLNRHPYLLKIEYARSSRSQCRSIFCSKIDEDDLRIGVVNDTWPWTEWYHFDCFWYDQFEDFFEEFREKVEDVDIEDLMEGYSLLSEEDQEKAEYSLREWIDNCINGGDEDEDEDEDDDDLSFLTPEVRSQNETLGNDGNDKKKEHLPKDQNGNKKSGNDGNGNDKKKEHLPNDQNGNTISGNDGNDKKKERLPKNQNGNKTSEKDEKKMVEVTKRVAVTKKKGLKREIGSRSEVPKKKSRT, translated from the exons ATGTCTGATTATTACTCTTATTTGTTCAGGAATATGTTGAATAGACATCCATATTTGTTGAAAATCGAATATGCCCGATCTAGTAGATCACAGTGCAGATCAATATTTTGTTCCAAGATAGATGAAG atGATCTAAGAATTGGTGTAGTTAATGATACCTGGCCTTGGACAGAATGGTaccattttgattgtttttggTATGAtcaatttgaagatttttttgaaGAATTTAGAGAAAAAGTGGAAGATGTTGATATTGAGGATTTAATGGAGGGCTACAGTCTTCTTAGTGAAGAGGATCAAGAAAAAGCAGAATATTCACTTAGAGAGTGGATAGATAATTGTATTAATGGAGGGGATGAGGATGAGGATGAGGATGAGGATGATGACGATCTCAGTTTTCTTACACCTGAAGTCAGATCTCAAAATGAGACATTGGGAAATGACGGGAATGACAAAAAGAAAGAACATTTGCCAAAGGACCAAAATGGGAATAAAAAATCAGGAAATGATGGGAATGGGAATGACAAGAAGAAAGAACATTTGCCAAACGACCAAAATGGGAATACAATATCTGGAAATGATGGGAATGACAAGAAGAAAGAACGTTTGCCAAAGAACCAAAATGGGAATAAAACTTCTGAAAAGGATGAAAAGAAAATGGTGGAGGTCACCAAAAGAGTTGCTGTAACCAAAAAGAAAGGGTTGAAAAGAGAGATTGGGTCTAGGTCAGAAGTGCCGAAAAAGAAGAGTAGAACCTGA